Proteins from a single region of Streptomyces glaucescens:
- a CDS encoding acyl-CoA dehydrogenase family protein has product MPDHAPQPVDRQLPTDEARDLISLVRDIAQREIAPKAAEEEDAGRFPRETFTLLSESGLLGLPYDAEYGGGEQPYEVYLQVLEELAAARLTVGLGVSVHTLASHALATYGTKEQRAEHLPAMLGGGLLGAYCLSEPASGSDAASLRTKAVRDGDRWVLTGTKAWITHGGIADFYTVMARTGEDGPRGITAFLVPGDAEGLSAAAPERKMGMKGSPTAQVHLDGVRVGDERRIGEEGQGFTIALSALDSGRLGIAACAVGVAQAALDAAVGYARERRQFGRPIADFQGLRFMLADMATQIEAGRALYLAAARLKDAGRPFAKQAAMAKLHCTDTAMKVTTDAVQILGGYGYTADFPAERYMREAKVLQIVEGTNQIQRMVIARHLAGPETR; this is encoded by the coding sequence ATGCCCGACCACGCCCCGCAGCCGGTGGACCGACAACTGCCCACGGACGAGGCCCGGGACCTGATCTCGCTCGTCCGCGACATTGCGCAGCGTGAGATCGCACCCAAGGCGGCCGAGGAGGAGGACGCCGGACGCTTCCCGCGCGAGACGTTCACCCTCCTGTCCGAGTCCGGCCTGCTCGGCCTGCCCTACGACGCCGAGTACGGCGGCGGGGAGCAGCCCTACGAGGTCTACCTCCAGGTCCTCGAGGAGCTGGCCGCGGCCCGGCTCACCGTCGGCCTCGGCGTCAGCGTCCACACCCTGGCCTCCCACGCCCTCGCCACCTACGGCACCAAGGAGCAGCGCGCCGAGCACCTCCCCGCGATGCTCGGCGGCGGTCTGCTCGGCGCGTACTGCCTCTCCGAGCCCGCCTCCGGCTCCGACGCGGCCTCGCTGCGCACCAAGGCCGTCCGCGACGGCGACCGGTGGGTGCTCACCGGGACCAAGGCGTGGATCACCCACGGCGGCATCGCCGACTTCTACACCGTGATGGCCCGCACCGGCGAGGACGGCCCGCGCGGGATCACCGCCTTCCTGGTGCCGGGCGACGCCGAGGGGCTGAGCGCCGCGGCGCCGGAGAGGAAGATGGGCATGAAGGGCTCGCCCACCGCCCAGGTCCACCTCGACGGCGTGCGCGTCGGCGACGAGCGGCGCATCGGCGAGGAGGGCCAGGGCTTCACGATCGCCCTGTCCGCACTGGACTCCGGGCGGCTCGGCATCGCGGCCTGCGCCGTGGGCGTCGCCCAGGCGGCGCTCGACGCGGCGGTGGGGTACGCGCGCGAGCGGCGGCAGTTCGGCCGGCCCATCGCCGACTTCCAGGGCCTGCGCTTCATGCTCGCCGACATGGCGACGCAGATCGAGGCGGGCCGTGCCCTCTACCTGGCGGCGGCTCGGCTGAAGGACGCGGGCCGGCCCTTCGCGAAGCAGGCGGCCATGGCCAAGCTGCACTGCACCGACACGGCGATGAAGGTCACCACGGACGCCGTCCAGATACTCGGCGGCTACGGCTACACCGCGGACTTCCCCGCCGAGCGCTACATGCGCGAGGCCAAGGTGCTGCAGATCGTCGAGGGCACCAACCAGATCCAGCGGATGGTCATCGCCCGTCACCTCGCCGGTCCGGAGACCCGCTGA
- a CDS encoding glycoside hydrolase family 18 protein, with the protein MRTPHRAHRSRAPFRALAAAACTAVLGGGLLAGAGATTATAAPEAEAAAGSKVVGYFTEWGTYDRKYLVKNIDTSGSAAKLTHINYAFGNVSGGKCAMGDAYAATDRTYTAAESVDGVADTWDQPLRGNFNQLRELKKKYPHIKVLWSFGGWTWSGGFTEAAKNPAAFAQSCYDLVENPKWADVFDGIDIDWEYPNACGATCDTSGRAAYRNLMAAVRAKFGSGNLVTAAIPADATTGGKIDAADYGGAAQYVNWYNPMTYDYFGAWDATGPTAPHSPLTSYSGIPKAANHTSATIAKLKGLGIPASKLLLGIGFYGRGWTGVTQTAPGGTATGPAAGTYEQGIDDYKVLKTKCPATGTVGGTAYAKCGSNWWSYDTPATIATKMAYKNQQGLGGTFFWELSGDTASGELIKAIN; encoded by the coding sequence ATGCGAACTCCCCACCGCGCCCACCGCTCCCGCGCCCCCTTCCGGGCGCTGGCCGCCGCAGCCTGTACCGCCGTCCTCGGCGGGGGGCTGCTCGCGGGCGCCGGCGCCACCACCGCGACCGCCGCACCCGAAGCGGAGGCGGCCGCCGGCTCCAAGGTCGTGGGCTACTTCACCGAATGGGGCACCTACGACCGCAAGTACCTGGTCAAGAACATCGACACCTCCGGCTCCGCCGCCAAGCTCACCCACATCAACTACGCGTTCGGCAATGTCTCCGGCGGCAAGTGCGCGATGGGCGACGCCTACGCGGCCACCGACCGCACCTACACCGCCGCCGAGTCCGTCGACGGCGTGGCCGACACCTGGGACCAGCCGCTGCGCGGCAACTTCAACCAGCTCCGCGAGCTGAAGAAGAAGTACCCGCACATCAAGGTGCTGTGGTCGTTCGGCGGCTGGACCTGGTCGGGCGGCTTCACCGAGGCGGCGAAGAACCCGGCCGCGTTCGCCCAGTCCTGCTACGACCTGGTCGAGAACCCCAAGTGGGCGGACGTCTTCGACGGCATCGACATCGACTGGGAATACCCGAACGCCTGCGGCGCCACCTGCGACACCAGCGGCCGGGCGGCGTACAGGAACCTGATGGCGGCGGTGCGCGCCAAGTTCGGCTCCGGCAACCTGGTCACCGCGGCGATCCCGGCGGACGCCACCACCGGCGGCAAGATCGACGCGGCGGACTACGGCGGCGCCGCGCAGTACGTGAACTGGTACAACCCGATGACGTACGACTACTTCGGCGCCTGGGACGCCACCGGCCCGACCGCCCCGCACTCCCCGCTGACCTCGTACTCCGGCATCCCGAAGGCGGCGAACCACACCTCGGCGACGATCGCCAAGCTGAAGGGCCTCGGCATCCCCGCCTCCAAGCTGCTGCTGGGCATCGGCTTCTACGGCCGGGGCTGGACCGGTGTCACGCAGACCGCGCCGGGCGGCACCGCGACCGGCCCGGCGGCGGGCACCTACGAGCAGGGCATCGACGACTACAAGGTGCTGAAGACCAAGTGCCCGGCGACCGGCACGGTCGGCGGCACCGCGTACGCCAAGTGCGGCAGCAACTGGTGGAGTTACGACACCCCGGCGACCATCGCCACGAAGATGGCCTACAAGAACCAGCAGGGCCTCGGCGGCACCTTCTTCTGGGAGCTGAGCGGGGACACGGCGAGCGGTGAGCTGATCAAGGCGATCAACTAG
- a CDS encoding TetR/AcrR family transcriptional regulator — MKISEQRDAARPRPRGTERSHTRRAELISIGRKLFADTSYDALSMDDIARQAHVAKGLIYYYFRSKRGYYLAIVQDSVADLVTFASKGLGLPARDRVERTVDGYLRYAEHNQAAYRTIVSGGVGFDTEVQAIRDGVREALVTTIAEGAYGRREITPLARMGLLGWVCGVEGATLDWIDRPGLSRDLMRELLVRTLGGAMRAIEELDPAYPAPRPARRDA; from the coding sequence GTGAAGATCAGTGAACAGCGCGACGCCGCTCGCCCCCGGCCGCGCGGAACCGAGCGCTCCCACACGCGCCGCGCCGAACTCATCTCCATCGGGCGGAAGTTGTTCGCCGACACGTCCTACGACGCGCTGTCGATGGACGACATCGCCCGCCAGGCGCACGTCGCCAAGGGGCTGATCTACTACTACTTCCGCTCCAAGCGCGGCTACTACCTTGCGATCGTCCAGGACTCGGTCGCCGACCTGGTCACCTTCGCGTCGAAGGGCCTCGGTCTGCCGGCCCGCGACCGGGTGGAGCGCACCGTGGACGGCTATCTGCGCTACGCCGAGCACAACCAGGCCGCGTACCGCACCATCGTCAGCGGCGGCGTCGGCTTCGACACCGAGGTGCAGGCCATCCGCGACGGAGTCCGCGAGGCGCTCGTCACGACCATCGCCGAAGGGGCGTACGGGCGCCGGGAGATCACCCCGCTGGCGCGGATGGGGCTGCTCGGCTGGGTGTGCGGCGTCGAGGGAGCCACCCTGGACTGGATCGACCGCCCCGGGCTGTCCCGCGATCTCATGCGGGAGCTGCTGGTGAGGACGCTCGGCGGCGCCATGCGCGCCATCGAGGAGCTGGACCCGGCCTACCCGGCTCCGCGGCCCGCCCGCCGTGACGCCTGA
- a CDS encoding SCO1431 family membrane protein has product MTATSLTAVRARTGGPQDDGPKIVEHAVGWILVAVVAMLVTQLGLL; this is encoded by the coding sequence ATGACCGCCACCTCGCTCACCGCCGTCCGCGCCCGCACCGGCGGCCCCCAGGACGACGGCCCGAAGATCGTCGAGCACGCCGTGGGCTGGATCCTCGTGGCCGTCGTCGCGATGCTCGTCACGCAGCTCGGCCTGCTCTGA
- a CDS encoding peptidase C39 family protein has translation MSRAEQPSRRTVLAAAVAAAVTGGAGTALADSTTIAGGSGAAASARTVDNRAWTTYTDWRSGSAKGTRAVAGARPGLVIASPAGTVDYPDPHTGRTSRWEYATWTSPVHRLAVPATEVVPSWNAHTPDGTWLQIELKGTYSDGTDTPWYVMGRWAAGDEDIRRTSVDGQGDGRSSIWTDTFAVDDPASGLRLASYRLRLTLYRRPGTRLTPTVWRTGAMGSDVPDRFTVPASTPGLAQELAVPRYSQEIHAGQYPEYDNGGEAWCSPTSSQMIIEYWGGRLSEEQLSWVDPGYADPQICHAARYTYDYAYAGCGNWPFNAAYAATFKGLQGVVTRLGSLTDLETLIAAGIPAITSQSFRKEELTGAGYGTAGHLMTVIGFTAEGDVIANDPASPSNDAVRRVYQRREFENIWLRTKRYNASGKVVSGTGGVCYLYFPARPAPRQRAALAAVGVR, from the coding sequence ATGAGCAGAGCCGAACAGCCGTCCCGCAGAACCGTCCTGGCCGCCGCGGTCGCCGCCGCGGTCACCGGCGGCGCGGGGACGGCCCTGGCCGACAGCACGACGATCGCCGGCGGGTCCGGCGCCGCGGCTTCGGCCCGCACCGTCGACAACCGCGCCTGGACGACGTACACCGACTGGCGTTCCGGCAGCGCCAAGGGCACCCGGGCCGTCGCGGGAGCCCGGCCCGGCCTGGTGATCGCCTCGCCCGCCGGCACCGTCGACTACCCGGACCCGCACACCGGCAGGACCTCCCGCTGGGAGTACGCCACCTGGACCTCGCCCGTCCACCGGCTCGCCGTCCCCGCCACCGAAGTGGTCCCGTCCTGGAACGCGCACACCCCGGACGGCACCTGGCTCCAGATCGAACTCAAGGGCACCTACTCCGACGGCACCGACACCCCCTGGTACGTCATGGGCCGCTGGGCGGCCGGTGACGAGGACATCCGGCGGACCTCGGTCGACGGCCAGGGCGACGGCAGGAGCAGCATCTGGACGGACACCTTCGCCGTCGACGACCCGGCGTCCGGGCTGCGCCTGGCGTCCTACCGGCTGCGGCTGACCCTGTACCGGCGGCCGGGCACCCGGCTCACCCCGACCGTGTGGCGGACCGGCGCCATGGGCTCCGACGTCCCGGACCGCTTCACCGTCCCCGCCTCCACGCCCGGTCTCGCCCAGGAGCTCGCCGTCCCGCGCTACTCCCAGGAGATCCACGCCGGCCAGTACCCCGAGTACGACAACGGCGGCGAGGCCTGGTGCAGCCCCACCTCCTCGCAGATGATCATCGAGTACTGGGGCGGCCGGCTCTCCGAGGAACAGCTGTCCTGGGTCGACCCGGGCTACGCCGACCCGCAGATCTGCCACGCCGCCCGGTACACCTACGACTACGCGTACGCGGGCTGCGGCAACTGGCCGTTCAACGCCGCGTACGCCGCCACCTTCAAGGGCCTGCAGGGCGTGGTCACCCGGCTCGGCTCCCTGACCGACCTGGAGACCCTGATCGCCGCCGGCATCCCGGCCATCACGTCCCAGTCCTTCCGCAAGGAGGAGCTGACCGGCGCCGGTTACGGCACCGCCGGGCACCTGATGACCGTGATCGGCTTCACCGCCGAGGGCGACGTGATCGCCAACGACCCGGCCTCCCCGAGCAACGACGCGGTACGCCGGGTCTACCAGCGCCGCGAGTTCGAGAACATCTGGCTCAGGACCAAGCGGTACAACGCCTCCGGCAAGGTCGTCTCCGGCACCGGCGGCGTCTGCTACCTCTACTTCCCGGCCCGGCCGGCCCCGCGTCAGCGCGCGGCGCTCGCGGCCGTCGGGGTGCGCTGA
- a CDS encoding uridine kinase, whose product MPHPLNGLARTLRRLPPSCGPVRLVAVDGHAGSGKSTFAAELAAALGGAPVLHLDDIASHEQLFDWTGRLQEQVIAPLREGATARYAPYDWRERRFGPPRPLPPAPVVLMEGVGAGRRALRPYLARLLWMELPCEESWARGRSRDGEEQRDFWDRWVPAERRHFADDPSRRYADLLVRQVTEGYEVLVGLGGRSRGDQRVTLSDGPSSMW is encoded by the coding sequence GTGCCCCATCCCCTGAACGGCCTCGCCCGTACGCTCCGCCGCCTCCCCCCGTCCTGCGGCCCGGTCCGCCTCGTCGCCGTCGACGGGCACGCGGGCTCGGGGAAGTCCACCTTCGCCGCGGAGCTGGCCGCCGCGCTCGGCGGGGCACCGGTGCTGCACCTGGACGACATCGCCAGCCACGAGCAGCTGTTCGACTGGACCGGCCGGCTGCAGGAGCAGGTGATCGCGCCGCTGCGGGAGGGCGCCACCGCGCGCTACGCGCCCTACGACTGGCGGGAACGGCGCTTCGGGCCGCCCCGGCCGCTGCCGCCCGCGCCGGTGGTTCTCATGGAAGGCGTGGGCGCGGGCCGCCGCGCGCTGCGGCCGTATCTGGCGCGACTGCTGTGGATGGAGCTGCCGTGCGAGGAGTCCTGGGCGCGGGGCCGCTCCCGGGACGGGGAGGAGCAACGGGACTTCTGGGACCGGTGGGTTCCCGCCGAACGGCGGCATTTCGCCGACGACCCCTCACGACGGTACGCCGACCTCCTGGTACGCCAGGTGACAGAGGGGTATGAGGTGCTGGTGGGACTTGGGGGACGGTCACGCGGGGACCAGCGGGTGACGCTGAGTGACGGACCGTCTTCGATGTGGTGA